A window of Mucilaginibacter robiniae genomic DNA:
ATCCAATCTCCCAGCTCAACCTACCACCTGTAAATACTCAAGTAGCAATAGCCCAAACTGGTAAAAAGCCTATCAGTAAATCAGAGATACCTATGGCCGCTCTGCTGGATAGTTCTGCCAAGGTTAACCAACAACTTATTGTTCAAAAAACTATTCCTCCTACCATCGGCAAAAAGGATTCGGCGGTAGCAAAAGCTACATCCAAACCTTCCATTTATACTTTGTTTGAACAAGACGAAAAAAACAATAATACTAAATCTAAACTGGTGAAAAAAGAAAACACCAGTAAACGGGTACTATACAGTGTTTATGCCGCTACCTACTTTAACTACGCGAAGGGCAGCAGCAACCAAGTAAATGCTGGTGCCGGGTTCACCTCCGATATTCGCTTGTCGGGTAAACTGAAGTTATCTACCGGCTTGGCTATCGGACAAAACTCTTTAAGTTATAACGGATTGCCCTCGCAAGGTAACTTAGCTGCTGCGGCTATAGCAGCCGCTCCTGTTATCGCCAACACAACAGTGAACAGTTTAACCAGCAGTTTTCCGGTAAGCCGTGCTGCTGTATCGACTGTAAAAAGGTACCAAGCTAATTTTACGGGTTTAGACATTCCCATCAATTTAAAATACGAGTTTAATTCCCATTCAGATACTTACATTGCCGCCGGTTTAAGTTCAGGCACCTTCATTACCGAAAACTACCGATACCAGTACGCTAATCCGGTTTCTTTTTCCACATCAAACACCCAAACAACTACTGAAGTTACTACACGCACTAACTTCAGCCGGTTTGATATTGCCCATGTACTTAACTTATCGTTTGGCGTAGGCTATCGCTTAGGAAGCAACCGTATTATCATTGAGCCCTTTTTAAAGTATCCTCTGGATGGCTTGGGCTCGCAGCAAATTCAGTTTGGTGCCGGTGGCGTTAATTTAAAGTTTAAATTTCAATCACATAAAAAATGAAAAAGGTTTTAACACTCATTGCATGGCTGATTAGCATGGCTGAGTTACGGGCACAAAATCTGGAAGTAGCTGTTCAGGCTGGGGGTAACTTGTCGCACTATTCAGGCACCAATGCTGAAGCTTATAACAGTTTGGGAACCAAAAGCCGGGTTGGCTATCAAGCCGGATTACAGCTACAGCAGAATTTTAAATCAGGATGGCTAATTGGTCTGTATGCCGGGTACGAAGCACTAAAAAATTCATCACATTATAGTCCTATTTACTTTGATAACCCTCTTTATTACGCAACAGTTCCAACAGCTTCCGGCACCTCCCCGGTTGATTATATGATTCCGGATCATGTTCAAACTATTTTTACCAATAAATTTTTAAACATCAATCCTTACTTGGGTTACCGTTTTATCATGAAAGACATTAGCATTGATGTAATGCCAGGCTTAGAACTAGGAATAAGATTATCCAGCACTGGCAAAACAGAGTATTCTTACTCTGGCTCAACCGGTACGGCTGATGACCCTTACAACTCAGCTGTACAAGGCTCAGACTTAAGGCTACGGGGCGGATTAGCAGTACACATTCAACGATGGAGTATTACAGGCGGCTATGCTTATGGGCTGATTAAATATTTAAAAACAGCAGATGAAGGCTCCCATAGCCATATTGCTAGATTAGGGCTGGCTTATCGCTTGTTTTAAGCGATCGCTTTTATTTAAAGCGGATAGCTTTTACCGGAGTTATTTTACTAACCAGCATAGAGGGTAGCAGTAGTACCAGCAAACAGATAATCAGCGTACCAGCATTAAGTAGTATGATATCGCTGCTATTAATTTGTATCGGCACAAAGTTCATGTAGTATGATGCTTTGTCAAGTTTAAAGAAATGGGTTTGCTGCTGCAGCCAACTTAAGCCTAAGCCAAATACATTGCCCAGTAGCAAGCCTAAGCCAATCAGGTAAGTAGCGTTGTACAAAAACACCCGCTGAATGGCCCAGTTAGTAGCGCCTAAAGCTTTAAACATACCAATCATGGCCGTGCGTTCCAGTATCATAATCAGCAAGGCCGATATCATGTTAATAACGGCTACAATCAGCATTAATACCAGCATAACACGGGTATTACCATCCAGCAATTGCAACCATTCAAATATGGATTGGTAGTTTTCATCTACTGTGTAGGCTTTCAGGTAAACCGGCAGCAGGTTACTTAAAGTATCAGCAGCTTCACCCAGCCTACTGAAATCTGTAATTTGCACTTCATATCCTCCAGCTTCCCGATTAGTCCAGTTGTTGAGGCGCTGTATTACCCCTAAATTGCCGATAACAAACGTTTTGTTTACATCTTCCAGCCCAGCATCATAAATACCTACAATCTTAAACTTACGTTTGCGTAACCTTTCCTGCACAAAGAACATTAAGAAATTATCGCCCACCTTCAACTTTAATCGTGCGGCGGTATAACTCGAAATCATAACTGATTCCTGAGCAGCGGCAGAATCAGCAAAGTTGATGACCTGCCCGGCTACCAGCGTAGGTTTGAAGGCCGTCCAGTCGTAGGTTTTATCTACCCCTTTCAGTACAACACCTTCAATTTCATCGTTGGCTTTTATTACGCCTGGCTTAGTGGCAAAAGGCATAATATGCGACAGCAAAGGTATGCGATGTACTTTTCGCACCAAGTTGCTATCCACCATGAATGGTGAATTTTCATATGAGAAGTTATTATCGAATTTAGTTACTTGAATATCGCCGGCAAAGCCGCGCACCTTAGTTAGTATTTCTTGCTTAAATCCTTTCAACACCGCTACTGACAAGATCATGACGCCTAAGCCCAGCATAATGCCCACAATAGCAATACGTACAATCAATTTTGAGAAAGTACGCTTGGTTTTAAAAGTAATACGTGATGCAACAAACGAAGAGAAATTCAAGCCCGACAGTTTTTTTGTACTTTCGCAAATATGCGGTTTTTGCGATTAAACCTCGCCAACTGCTAAATTGTTTTACACAACCAGCTACCATGAAATTTATCGTTCATTTCGCTTTCACTTTAATGTTAGGCCTTGCCGCTATCACGAGTACTGGTCAGGTAACCGGCCAATCAGGTACTCACAAAAAAACGGCTCAGATTATTACTGGTGCCGACCAGCCGAACGCATACCTTAGCTACTTGCATAACAAGAATGTAGGTATGGTAGTTAACCCTACTTCTATTATCGGTAATCGCAAAATGCCATTGGTAGATAGCTTAGTTAAGCTGAGTATTCACATTACCAAAATTTTCGGTCCCGAGCATGGGTTTCGGGGTGATGCCAGTAATGGTAATACGGTAAATAACAGTGTGGATAGTAAAACCGGAATTCCGGTTATATCCTTGTATGGCAGTAAATACAAGCCATCTGTAAGCGACTTAAAAGGTATAGATGTGCTGGTGTTTGATATACAGGATGTAGGTACCCGCTTTTATACTTACATTTCTACTCTGCATTATGTGATGGAAGCTTGTGCGGAAAACAATTTGGAGCTGGTGATACTAGACCGTCCAAACCCTAATGGCTACTGTGTGGATGGTCCGATATTAGATACGGCTTATCGTTCGTTTGTAGGCATGCATCCCATCCCCATTATGCACGGCCTTACCATAGCCGAATATGCTCAAATGATTAATGGTGAAGGCTGGTTGAAAAACCACGTACAATGCAGGCTTAAAATTATCAAACTCGCCAACTACAATCACCAGTTGTCTTACACGCTGCCAGTTAACCCATCTCCTAACCTGAACACGGCACAATCTATCCTGCTATATCCTAGTATATGTTTGTTTGAAGGTACTACATTAAGCTTGGGTCGGGGTACGTTGTTTCCTTTTCAGGTAGTTGGCCATCCGGCGTTAAAAGGGCAGTATAATTTTTCATTTACACCGGTAAGTATGCCTGGCATGAGCGAAAACCCACCGCAAAAAAACCAAATTTGCTATGGGATTGATTTACGTAATTACAATGTAAATCAGCTTAAACAAAGTGGGCAACTTAACTTAAGCTGGTTATTGAGCTTGTACCATAACTTTCCAGATAAATTACACTTTTTTAACGATTACTTTACCAGGTTAACTGGAAGCAAAAAGTTGCGTGAACAAATTGAAGCCGGACTTAATGAACAGGCTATTCGCCAAAGTTGGGAACCCGGTTTAAGCCGTTTTAAACAACTGCGTAAAAAATACCTGATATACCCTTAAACTCCTAAATGTTGTAACTTGCGCAGTAATTCACTTTCCAGTAATATTTTTATCACCTAAAAACATTAACTACCTTGTTGTGCTTGATGAACTTATGAAATTAACTAACCTAAATAAAATATAACAACCTTAAATCTTAATATTTATCTATGAGAATTGTATTTATGGGCACGCCCGACTTTGCAGTAGCTTCGCTGGAAGCTTTACTGGAAGCTGGCTGCCAAATTGTGGGCGTAGTAACCGCACCCGACAAGCCAGCCGGCCGCGGCCAAAAGCTAAAAGAATCGGCAGTAAAGCAGTATGCTGTTGCACAAGGGCTAAAAGTACTGCAACCTGAAAAATTAAAAAATTCTGAGTTTTTAGAAGAACTAAAAAGCTTGCAAGCCGATTTGCAAGTAGTTGTAGCCTTCCGTATGCTACCCGAAGCAGTATGGAATATGCCAGCTAAGGGCACTATAAATCTGCATGCTTCACTTTTGCCACAATATCGAGGCGCGGCTCCTATCAATTGGGCCATTATTAACGGCGAACCGGAAAGCGGTGTCAGTACTTTCTTTTTAAAGCATGAAATTGATACTGGCGATTTGCTGTTTGTAGAAAAGGTAGGTATTGACCCTGATGTAACGGCCGGTGAGTACCACGATCGCCTGATGATTAAAGGTGCCGGTCTGCTGGTAAAAACCGTTAAAGCCATTGAAAGCGGCCGTTATACCGAGCAGCCGCAAGAACAACTAGGCGACGGACAAGAACTAAAGCATGCCCCCAAGATCTTTAAAGAAGATTGCCTGATAGATTGGAACCAACCTGTAAGCAAGGTTTATAACCGCATACGTGGTTTAAGTCCTAGCCCAGCTGCTTATACTGACTTAAACGATAAGACCTTTAAAATTTATAAAGCCGCTAAAGAGCAGGCTCAGCCTACCGAGCATCCAGGCAGCTATGCAACAGATCATAAAACTTATTTGAAGTTCGCTTGTCGTGATGGTTATATTAGCGTTACTGATGTACAAATGGAAGGAAAAAAACGTATGGGAATTGAGGAATTTTTACGTGGCGTAAAGTTGTAAAACCCAATCATTTTATAACAGCAACTAATAGAAAAGCTATTGTTATAACGCTAATAAACTAGCGCTACACAATAGCTTTTTTTATAACCATTTCACTAAAGTATGTTGTCAAAGCAACAACCAGCACGAATTATGTTTGGTTACAACAGCTTTACATTTCTCATCAAAATAACGTCAAAAATGCAGGTACATGACTTTTGTACATAAATGCCGTTTAAATTTGTAACCTATAAGTAGTTGATTGATTAAGATTATGGCATTTCAGGATTTGCGCATTGAACGTTTAAAAACACAAATTGAACCTTTACGGCAACAGTTAATTCAGCATTCATTATATCGGCATATCGCCACGCTGGATGATTTACACACGTTTATGGAGCACCACGCTTTTGCTGTATGGGACTTCATGTCGTTGCTGAAGGCGCTGCAACAAACTCTTACCTGTGTACATGTGCCTTGGATGCCTGTAGGTAATGCCACCACGCGTTACTTAATTAATGAGATTGTGACTGGTGAAGAAAGTGATGTTGATGAACAAGGTAATCGTACCAGCCATTTTGAATTGTACCTGCAAGCTATGCAGCAGGCCGGCGGAAAAGCGAATGCTATTGATGCCTTGTTCAATGAACTGCGTAACGGCAAAACTATTGATGAAGCTTTGCTAATAGCATCTATACCTATCGCAGCCCGCAACTTTGTGCAGCACACTTTTGATGTAATTGATACTCGTAAATCTTACCTACAGGCTGCTGTATTTACCTTTGGGCGTGAAGATTTAATCCCAGACATGTTCATCAGCATGGTAAAAGAAATAAGCCGACAGTTTCCGGGCAAGGTAGATTTATTACTGTATTATTTAGAACGCCATATTGAAGTTGATGGCGATCACCACTCGCAACTGGCTTACCAAATGACAGCGGAGTTATGCGGTGATGACGAAACTAAATGGAGTGAGGCTACCGAGGCTGTTGAAGCTGCTTTAAAATCCCGTATTGCTTTGTGGGATGGCATTCTGGAAGCTATCACACTTCGAGAAACCGTATAACTGTCAGATATCACTCTCATGCCGAAACCAACAGGCATGAGCATATTTGAGGTTTTACTTGTTGAGCTCGTCAATTAAGTTCTTACTTAAGCTATTAAAATAACGTTTTACACCATAGCCAATTACCCATTGTATGCCGCGGGTAGCGTTGGTTAAAAATACCTCATCCGCTTCATTCAAAATATCAGGGCTCATTTGTGCTTCAGTTACTGGTATATCCAATTCAAGCGCAATATTGATGATTACCTGCCGCATAATACCATCTACACACCCCTCACTCAAAGCCGGGGTGTATAAATGATCACGATACCACACAAATACATTGGAGCTAATGCCTTCGCATAAAAAATTATGCTCATTCAATAAAAAGACATCGTCCAGCCGATGCTGGCTTTTATACAAACCCGCCATTACATACAACAACGAGTTACAGGTTTTCAGGTTAGATAAATAGTTTACCGGCTTTTGCAACTCGGTAAATACATTCATCAGTAAGCCTTTGTTATTCAGCTGGTAACCGCTTATCTCATCTGGTTGTAGCTCCAACACCCAGCCGGCTTTGTTATCGGTGGGAGTATAAAGTCCGTCACCTTCACGGTAAACGGTAAGACGGATTCGACCATTTTTAGCCTTGTTCCATACAGCTAACTCTTCGGCTTTTTCTTTTAAAAACCAGGTATCCATCAGGGAGTACCCCTCTATTTTCAAGGTTTTCATACCTTGTTGAAGCCGGCTGGCATGCAGATTAGCAAATTTAAGCTGCCCATTAACCAGGCGCATGCTTTCAAACAAACCATCCCCATATTTAAAGGCTCGGTTAGCTACTGTTATTTGCGGAGCATCCGCCGGGATCAACTTACCATTAATATTAACAAAAGAAGGCATCATGCGATGGTTTAAACAACTAATTAGTCGTTTTGCTCTACTGTGTTGACAATATATTTACGCCATTTTTGCAAAACGGCTTCAAAATCAGCAGGCAAAGGTGCTTCAAAATAAATAAATTTACGTGTAGTAGGGTGTACAAAGCCTAAACTTTGTGCATGTAAGGCCTGACGGGGCATTAATTCAAAGCAATTTTCTATAAATTGCTTGTACTTGCTAAAGGTAGTGCCCTTTACAATCCGGTCGCCTCCATAAGTTGCATCACTAAACAATGGGTGACCAATATGCTTCATGTGTGCCCTGATTTGGTGCGTACGCCCGGTTTCCAGTTGACACTCAATTAACGTAACATAGCCAAAACGTTCCAGTACCTTGTAATGCGTAACCGACCATTTGCCTTTTTCCGGATCATCATAAACCGACATTACTCTGCGGTCGGCCACGCTACGGCCTATGTATCCGCTAATGATACCATCTTGCTCCAAATCGCCCCAGGCCAAAGCCAGGTATTTACGGGCAATGGTATGTTCAAAAAACTGCCGCGCCAGCCAGGTCATGGCTCGTTCGTTTTTACTAATTAGCAGCAAGCCTGATGTATCTTTATCTATGCGATGCACCAAACCCGGACGGCCATCGTTGCCAGGCAAAGTAGGTAATTTCTGAAAATGGTAAACTAACCCATTCACCAATGTACCTGTATAATTATTATACCCCGGATGCACTACCAAGCCAGCAGGTTTATTTACAATAAGCACATCATCATCTTCATACGTAATATTCAGCGGTATATTTTCCGGGTATACTTCCGTATCACGAGGAGGATGTGGTAATACTACCGAAATTACATCTTGTGGCTTTACCTTATAGCTGGGCTTTACTGGTTTATCATTCACTAGCACATTGCCCAAGTCAATTGCATTTTGGATGCGATTGCGCGATGCATTTTCAATGCGGTGCATTAAAAATTTATCAATTCGTAATAATGACTGGCCTTTGTCAACTATTATGCGCAGATGCTCGTATAAATCCTGTTCATCAGCTTCCTGAAAGGCGTTTTCGGTACTCATTCGGGCAAAAATAGCTGATTTTTAGTGTTACCAGGCTTTGTAAGAAATTTTATTAGATACTCATATTTTAACAGATGAAAAAACCTTTACTTTCTGTAATGGCAATACTGTCATTTATTACTTTAAGGGCTACTGCACAAACCAGTGATGGTGTTTCCCAATTATTAAGAACGGCACCAGGCGATGCCACTAAATTATTTAGTGCTTACGCGAATCCGCTATTCAAAAGCTTAGGCACAGGCCTAAATAACGGATGGACCAACACCGCTAAAACCAAAGGTTTACTACACTTTGAACTACGTGTTAGCGTATCGGATGTTTTTACCCCGGCATCCGACAAAACTTTTGATATCAACCAGCTTGGTTTATCCAGTAGCGTGAAAGTAGCTTCAGGCAGTTCATCCATTGCACCAACATTCACGGGTTCAAAAAATGTTACCCCCCCAACGCTTGATTTGTATTCTAACAATGGCATCAGGGTAGATCGTTTTACGCTGCCTGCTCGCCAAATATCGTCTATACCTACCCCACAGTTGCAGCTTACCGCAGGTTTACCTGGCAATACGGATGTTACAATCAGAGCTATACCTAAAACCAAAATATCTGATGATATAGGTTCGATAGGCATGTTTGGCTTTGGGCTAAAACATGATATTATGTCGGATATTATTGGCAATACTGCCGCACAGATAGTGCCTTTCAATTTGGCAGTACTAGCTGGATATACCCATTTTAGTTATGAAGACCCGTTGAGTGTACAACCCAGCACCGGTAAAGCACCCGATGCCAGCAGCACTGGCAAAACTGACTTTAGCACCCAGCGCATACAAGGGCACCTGAACGGCTTTAATGCACAAGTGATTATTTCCAAAAAGCTAATGTTCTTTACTCCTTTTGCAGCAGTAGGTTACAGTACAGCTAAAACTAACGTGGGTTTGTTAGGCAATTACCCGGTAACTAGCGGCCTTACTACTTACACCGTTTATACTGATCCAATTCGCATTAAGCAAAATAGTATTAATACTGTGAAATTAGATGCCGGTTTTCAGTTAGATTTGTCGGTATTTAAATTTTATGCGTCAGGCAGTTTGGGAGAATATAAATCTGTTAACGCAGGTATTGGCTTAGGTTTTTAATATTTGGAAACGCTTATAGATTTAGAAATATTCAGCCCTGTGCACCCTTGGCAGCACCCGGTGTTTGCAGCACAGGGGCTGAATGTTTTTATTAAGCGTGATGATTTGATACACCCGCTTATATCGGGTAATAAATGGCGCAAGCTGAAATACGTATTGCAGCATGCACGTGCACAACGCAAGAACCATCTGGTTACTTTTGGCGGCGCTTACTCCAACCACTTACTGGCTACTGCTGCAGCAGCAGCCCGCTTTGGCTTCAAAGCCACCGGCATAGTACGGGGTGAAGCAGTAAGTAACGACACACTTTTTTTATGCCGCCTACATGGCATGAACCTGATTTTTGTAGATCGAGACAGTTACCGCAACAAACTTAAATTGTTTCAGGAGCATTTTTGGCATGACGAACAGGCCTACTTTATTGACGAAGGTGGAGCTTCCCCCTTAGCTATTCAAGGCTGTAGCGAACTAGTTGCCGAACTCCCGCAAACTTACCACCATCTATTTTGTGCTTGTGGTACCGGAACTACTGCAGCAGGCATCATTACTGGGTTGCAACAGCACCACCTACCTACTCATATGCATGCAGTACCTGTTTTAAAGAATGGCGACTTTATGCGGCAGGAAATCAATGCTTATTTAACTACACCGGCTGATTATACTTTGCATACTGATTCCCATTTTGGCGGCTATGCCAAAACTACGCCCGAACTGTTACAATTTATACAACAGTTTACCGCCTCAACCGGTATTTTGATTGAACCTATTTATACCGGCAAAATGCTTTATGCTTTACTCCAACTGGCGCAACAGCAATACTTTGCTGCTGGCAGTCAAATATTAGCCATACATAGCGGTGGTATATGGGGATTATTAGGTATGAAGGATAAATTTACATTAAATTCTTAACCCCCAATTATTGTTAAAGCAAATTCAGGCACCAAAACCAAAAATTATCACGGGTTTGGTTCAATATTTTGCTCATAATTCTTCCCAGTAGCCATATACGGCTGTCTTTACGGCTTTTTTGCTACCTTGCAGAAAATATTTGCCTATGCTGTCTTCTATAATTTCTCCGCAAGACGTTCATTCCGTCTTGCAGAAGCATTTAATTGCGGATGGATTCGATTTGACCTTTGATATGGAGAAAAGTCAGGGCGTACATATTTATGATTCTAAAAACAACCGTACGCTACTTGATTTTTTTACCTGCTTTGCTTCCGTACCACTAGGCTACAATCATCCAGCCTTATTAAATGATGAGGAATTTAAGAAAGATTTGATGTTGGCAGCGCTTACCAACCCTTCCAACTCCGATATTTATACCACACAATACGCTCGTTTTGTAGATACTTTTAGCCACTTAGGTATGCCCGACTACCTGCCGCATGCTTTTTTTGTAGCCGGTGGTGGGCCTGCTATAGAAAATGCGTTAAAAACAGCGATGGATTGGAAAGTACAGAAGAACTTCAAAAAAGGCTACACTTACGAGAAAGGCTTTCAAGTACTACATTTTGAAAAAGCATTTCATGGTCGTTTGGGTTACACCCTTAGCTTAACCAACACCTTACCGGTAAAAACTAAATGGTACGCTAAATTTGATTGGCCACGGGTTTCACATCCTACTATTCAGTTCCCGCTTACGGAGGCTAATCTGGAAGATTTAGAGCAAAGGGAGGCTCAATCGATAGCTCAAGTCAAACAGGCTTTTGCCGACCATAAAGATGACATTTGTGCTATCATTATTGAACCAGTACAAGCTGAAGGCGGCGACAATCATGTGCGGCCCGAGTTTATGGAGCAACTGCGCATACTAACCGACGAAAATGAGGCTATGTTGATTTATGATGAAATACAAACCGGCGTAGGCCTGAGCGGCAAGTTTTGGTGTTACGAACATTTTGGCCCAAAGGCCCAACCTGATATATTGGTATTTGGAAAAAAAATGCAGGTATGCGGTATGCTGGCCAACAAGCGTGTAGATGAGAATGAAGAAAACGTGTTTAACGTATCATCTCGAATTAACTCCACTTGGGGTGGCAGCTTGGTTGATATGGTACGGGTAACCAAAATACTCGAAGTTATTTCGCAAGATCAATTAGTTGAGCAGGCTGCTAAAACCGGCAAGTATTTACAAGAGCAGCTCTCCTTATTAGCCAACGAGTTCTCAATAATAAGTAACATACGAGGTAAAGGCTTACTTACTGCCTTTGATTTTCCTGATCAAGCCACACGCGATTCATTTATTCAGCAAGGAATCAATCATCATGCTATGTTTCTGGGTTGTGCCCGGCAAACTATCAGGTTCAGGCCAGCTCTCATTATTCAAAAAGAAGATATTGATATGGGCTTAGATATTATGCGCCGTATTCTTCATACGTTATAAATTATAAATAATAATGGCGAGGATAATCAGTTTGGCACAAATCGTATTTTTTTCTCATCACAAACATACTATTATTATACGTTTACGTTTATTATGTACATGCTAAGAATATTGGCTTAATTTTAGTAGCAACTAACTGTATTACATATAACAACATTAAATAAACTACAAAGATTTAGAGGGGAATCTACAACTGAACATGAACAGGCAAACAGAGAAACTAAAAAAGCAGCTTCTCGAAATTTCTGATGTAATTAATTCATTTCAATCCGAAGCTGTACAAGTAAAAATTGTTGATCGCTTATTGGATGTGATGCTTGAATGGGAACGTGGTGAAGTAGAACATACCGACCATGTGAACAAAAGAACGCGGAACTTAACTTTACATAGCGGTAGCGGAGATTATGCATCATCCAAAAAGCCAGGTGCTACAAAAGTGTTAAATCAATTGTTGCACACTAGTTTTTTCGATGAACCGCATTCCATTGCAGATATTGCACAATACTGCAAAGAACAGTATGATTCAGATTTTAAAACATCTGAGTTATCTGGCATTCTGCTGAAACTTTCAAACGAAAACAAGTTACGTCGTGAACGCAGTAATGATAACAATCGTTACGAATATGTTAAAGCTTCTTAAAGTAAAAAGCCCTTGTTTGATAAACTAGGGCTTTTTACTTATACAGGGAGTGGGCTACTCTCCTACTACCTTAAATTAAATAAATTATCTACTCCTAATATTTTCTGCGATAAAAAGCCTTCCGCATACGTAACCTGCAAAGGGCGGCCAAATTCACGATCGCGTGCTTCTACTTTTAAAATAAAGTCAGGGTTGGAAATATAAGTTTGCGGTTCATCTATCCAATCAGGATTGTGAAACTGTGAACCATAAGCTTTGATACTTTCTACTTTTGTACTGAAGTGATCTGTAATATCTATTAATATATCGGGCTTAATGTAACTATCCTGTACAAAATGCAATACATGCTTAGGGCGCCAAGCTTCCTGCAGTTGCCCGTTATCATAAGTTTCTATCTTACGCAAACCCGAAAGGAAACAAGAAGTAGCTACCAAATCACTAGCACGGCCATGATCGGGGTGACGGTCGTAATAAGCATTGGTAATTACAATTTCTGGTTGATAGCGGCGTATTACCTCAATTACCTTTATTTGATACTCAGGCGTGTTCTGAAAAAATCC
This region includes:
- a CDS encoding 1-aminocyclopropane-1-carboxylate deaminase/D-cysteine desulfhydrase gives rise to the protein METLIDLEIFSPVHPWQHPVFAAQGLNVFIKRDDLIHPLISGNKWRKLKYVLQHARAQRKNHLVTFGGAYSNHLLATAAAAARFGFKATGIVRGEAVSNDTLFLCRLHGMNLIFVDRDSYRNKLKLFQEHFWHDEQAYFIDEGGASPLAIQGCSELVAELPQTYHHLFCACGTGTTAAGIITGLQQHHLPTHMHAVPVLKNGDFMRQEINAYLTTPADYTLHTDSHFGGYAKTTPELLQFIQQFTASTGILIEPIYTGKMLYALLQLAQQQYFAAGSQILAIHSGGIWGLLGMKDKFTLNS
- the lat gene encoding L-lysine 6-transaminase; the encoded protein is MLSSIISPQDVHSVLQKHLIADGFDLTFDMEKSQGVHIYDSKNNRTLLDFFTCFASVPLGYNHPALLNDEEFKKDLMLAALTNPSNSDIYTTQYARFVDTFSHLGMPDYLPHAFFVAGGGPAIENALKTAMDWKVQKNFKKGYTYEKGFQVLHFEKAFHGRLGYTLSLTNTLPVKTKWYAKFDWPRVSHPTIQFPLTEANLEDLEQREAQSIAQVKQAFADHKDDICAIIIEPVQAEGGDNHVRPEFMEQLRILTDENEAMLIYDEIQTGVGLSGKFWCYEHFGPKAQPDILVFGKKMQVCGMLANKRVDENEENVFNVSSRINSTWGGSLVDMVRVTKILEVISQDQLVEQAAKTGKYLQEQLSLLANEFSIISNIRGKGLLTAFDFPDQATRDSFIQQGINHHAMFLGCARQTIRFRPALIIQKEDIDMGLDIMRRILHTL
- the bshB1 gene encoding bacillithiol biosynthesis deacetylase BshB1, giving the protein MVKLDILVLPVHPDDAELGCAGTLLKHHALGKKTGIVDLTRGELGTRGSAEIRMQEAAAAADILGLTVRDNLGLPDGFFQNTPEYQIKVIEVIRRYQPEIVITNAYYDRHPDHGRASDLVATSCFLSGLRKIETYDNGQLQEAWRPKHVLHFVQDSYIKPDILIDITDHFSTKVESIKAYGSQFHNPDWIDEPQTYISNPDFILKVEARDREFGRPLQVTYAEGFLSQKILGVDNLFNLR